In a genomic window of Tenuifilum sp. 4138str:
- a CDS encoding glycoside hydrolase family 97 protein, with product MNRVFTITMAFALAFVSCNKSDSLVVLSPSGKVSITFQINGKGQPSYSLLFDQKTIVKPSTLGFEFKDMPPLSDNIKVDSFRTRSFSEKWEMPWGDQRWVDNTYNELKVFLSERKSPYRNFAVTFRAFNDGVGFRYEFPEQPGMDSVIILAENTNFKLTGDHTCWWQPGDWDIYEHLYRTTPLSKIDAVNSQSKNPLAQTYIPENAVNTPVTMKTSDGVYLCFHEADVNNYAGATLRVDTVNLSLQTALVGNDSGVKVKAKVPFNSPWRTIIITDKPGDIVTSKLVLNLNEPNLLGDVSWFKPMKYVGIWWEMHLGKSSWDMASGKHGATTANAKRYIDFAARNGIKGLLVEGWNTGWEHWIGFEEREGIFDFVTPYPDYNLREVVRYAKSKGVSLIMHHETSAAPRTYEQQLDSAYRLMQSLGIHSVKTGYVGKIIPKGEYHQGQWMVNHYRKVIETAARYQIAVDVHEPFKGTGEWRTYPNVIARENFRGQEFNAWSVDGGNPPEHLTILPFTAQLAGPMDYTPGIFNIKLKPYKPDNQVNSTLAYQLALYVVIYSPIQMAADLPENYEGHPAFQFIRDVGVDWEQTVVLDASIGDYIAIAREERDSGRWFIGAITDENPRDLSLKLDFLKPNVKYKATLYLDGPDAHWDKNPTSYRIETREVDSNTVIDLKLAPGGGAAISLFPL from the coding sequence ATGAACAGAGTTTTTACTATTACAATGGCTTTTGCTCTTGCCTTTGTTTCGTGCAACAAGAGCGATAGTTTAGTTGTTCTATCACCTTCAGGCAAGGTATCTATTACATTTCAGATAAATGGTAAAGGGCAACCCTCATACAGCTTGCTTTTTGACCAAAAAACAATAGTTAAACCTTCAACGCTGGGTTTTGAGTTTAAGGATATGCCACCTTTATCGGATAATATTAAGGTTGACAGTTTCAGAACCAGATCATTTAGCGAGAAATGGGAAATGCCCTGGGGCGATCAGCGATGGGTTGATAATACCTACAATGAGCTTAAGGTTTTCCTATCGGAGCGAAAATCGCCTTACCGCAATTTTGCTGTTACCTTTAGGGCTTTTAACGATGGGGTAGGGTTTCGCTACGAGTTCCCTGAGCAGCCCGGAATGGATAGCGTAATTATATTAGCCGAAAATACTAACTTCAAACTAACCGGTGACCACACTTGCTGGTGGCAGCCTGGCGACTGGGATATCTACGAGCATCTATACCGGACAACCCCATTAAGTAAGATTGATGCTGTAAATAGCCAGAGTAAGAACCCTTTGGCTCAAACCTATATCCCTGAGAATGCGGTAAATACCCCTGTTACCATGAAAACATCCGATGGGGTTTACCTATGCTTTCACGAGGCCGATGTAAATAACTATGCCGGTGCAACCCTAAGAGTCGATACGGTTAACCTATCGCTTCAAACAGCGCTTGTTGGAAACGATTCAGGCGTGAAGGTTAAAGCTAAAGTCCCCTTTAACTCGCCCTGGCGAACCATAATAATTACCGATAAACCAGGCGATATTGTAACATCAAAGCTAGTGCTAAACCTTAACGAGCCCAATCTACTTGGCGATGTATCGTGGTTTAAACCCATGAAGTATGTGGGTATATGGTGGGAAATGCACCTTGGCAAATCGTCGTGGGATATGGCCAGCGGTAAGCATGGAGCCACAACGGCAAACGCAAAGCGCTACATCGATTTTGCTGCGCGTAATGGCATAAAAGGTTTGCTGGTTGAGGGTTGGAACACCGGCTGGGAGCATTGGATAGGTTTTGAGGAACGCGAAGGAATTTTCGATTTTGTTACTCCCTATCCTGACTATAATTTAAGAGAGGTTGTGCGCTATGCCAAGAGTAAGGGTGTAAGCCTAATCATGCATCACGAGACATCGGCTGCACCCCGTACCTATGAACAGCAACTCGATTCTGCTTATAGGTTGATGCAAAGCCTTGGCATACATTCAGTAAAGACCGGATATGTAGGAAAAATTATTCCCAAAGGTGAATACCACCAGGGGCAATGGATGGTTAACCACTACCGCAAGGTGATTGAAACGGCTGCCAGATACCAAATTGCTGTTGATGTCCATGAGCCCTTTAAAGGTACTGGTGAGTGGCGAACCTATCCCAATGTTATTGCTCGCGAGAACTTTAGGGGACAGGAGTTTAATGCCTGGTCAGTTGATGGTGGAAATCCCCCAGAACACCTTACAATTCTACCCTTTACCGCACAGCTTGCTGGGCCAATGGATTACACTCCGGGCATTTTTAACATCAAGCTAAAACCCTATAAACCCGATAATCAGGTAAATTCAACCTTAGCTTACCAGCTTGCTCTTTACGTGGTGATATACAGCCCTATTCAAATGGCTGCCGATTTACCTGAAAACTACGAAGGTCACCCTGCCTTCCAGTTTATCCGCGATGTTGGGGTTGACTGGGAGCAAACGGTGGTATTGGATGCTTCCATAGGCGATTACATTGCCATTGCCCGCGAGGAGCGTGATTCAGGACGATGGTTTATTGGAGCAATTACCGATGAGAACCCTCGAGACCTTAGCCTAAAACTTGATTTTCTGAAACCGAACGTTAAATACAAAGCAACTTTGTACCTTGATGGTCCTGATGCTCATTGGGATAAAAATCCTACATCGTATAGAATAGAGACCCGTGAGGTGGATAGCAACACTGTTATTGACCTTAAACTTGCCCCTGGCGGCGGCGCTGCTATTTCGCTTTTCCCATTGTAA
- the rpoC gene encoding DNA-directed RNA polymerase subunit beta', with protein sequence MSFRRENKVKSNFSKITISLASPEEILERSSGEVLKPETINYRTYKPERDGLFCERIFGPVKDYECHCGKYKRIRYKGIVCDRCGVEVTEKKVRRERMGHISLVVPVAHIWYFRSQPNKIGYLLGLPAKKLDAIIYYERYVVVNPGIKAADGINQFDFLTEEEYLDILDTLPKENQYLDDSDPNKFIAAMGAEALYMLLQRINLDELSYDLRHKASTESSQQRKSEALKRLQVVEAFRESAHINKPEWMILKVIPVIPPELRPLVPLDGGRFATSDLNDLYRRVIIRNNRLKRLIEIKAPEVILRNEKRMLQEAVDSLFDNSRKSNAVKTEANRPLKSLSDSLKGKQGRFRQNLLGKRVDYSARSVIVVGPELKMHECGLPKDMAAELYKPFVIRKLIERGIVKTVKSAKKIVDRRDPVVWDILENVMKGHPVLLNRAPTLHRLGIQAFQPRLIEGKAIQLHPLSCTAFNADFDGDQMAVHLPLGNEAILEAQILMLGSHNILNPANGAPITVPSQDMVLGLYYITKPRKGAKGEGTIFYSPEEVIIAYNEKAVDLHAIIKVRLNTLDENGQPKQQIIETTVGRVIFNQYVPAEMGFINELLTKKSLRDIIGKVLKKTSVSKTAQFLDDIKDLGYYMAFKGGLSFNIDDVIIPDEKAELVEEGYAQVDEVMSNYNMGLITNNERYNQIIDIWTHTNAKLTLMLMKKLSEDKQGFNSIYMMLDSGARGSKEQIRQLCGMRGLMAKPQKSGATTNEIIENPILSNFKEGLSVLEYFISTHGARKGLADTALKTADAGYLTRRLVDVSQDVIITESDCGTLRGLVATAIKKNEEVVETLYERILGRTTVHDVFHPLTGELIIAAGEEITEEIAQIIEESPIEQVEIRSVLTCESRKGVCAKCYGRNLATGRMVQKGEAVGVIAAQSIGEPGTQLTLRTFHVGGTAGSIISDSKIVARFDGRAEIEELKTVQRQDESGNNYHIVIGRLAEMRIVDSNTGITLSTNNVPYGSKLYINNGDTVKKGQLICEWDPWNAVIISEVSGKVGFDALIKEVTYREESDEQTGYREKVIIESRDKSKNPAVKILSDNEEVIKLYNLPVSAHLTVEDSATIQAGDILAKIPRAVGKAGDITGGLPRVVELFEARNPSNPAIVSEIDGEVSFGKVKRGNREIKVTSKTGEVKNYLVPLSKQILVQENDYVKAGTPLSDGAITPTDILAIKGPTEVQEYIVNEIQEVYRMQGVKINDKHFEVIVRQMMRKVEILDPGDTRFLEGQLVDKWEFIEENDNIFEKKVVVDAGDAAHLRPGMIITARQLRDENSKLKRKDMKLVEARDAVPATSNQVLQGITRAALQTNSFMSAASFQETTKVLNEAAIYGKVDTLEGLKENVICGHLIPAGTGLREFDKLVVYSKDEHQLIEKSKSSTATVK encoded by the coding sequence ATGTCGTTCAGAAGGGAGAATAAGGTTAAAAGCAACTTTTCAAAAATCACCATTAGCTTAGCATCGCCCGAGGAGATTTTGGAGCGTTCAAGCGGTGAGGTGCTTAAACCTGAAACCATTAACTATAGAACATACAAACCCGAACGCGACGGTTTGTTCTGCGAACGCATTTTTGGTCCTGTGAAGGACTACGAGTGCCATTGCGGAAAGTACAAGCGTATCAGGTACAAGGGGATAGTTTGCGACCGATGTGGGGTAGAGGTTACCGAGAAGAAGGTACGCCGTGAACGCATGGGCCATATCAGCCTTGTTGTTCCTGTTGCTCATATCTGGTATTTCCGTTCACAACCCAACAAGATTGGCTACCTGCTTGGACTACCTGCTAAAAAACTCGATGCCATTATATACTACGAGCGTTACGTGGTTGTTAATCCAGGTATTAAGGCTGCCGATGGTATTAATCAGTTTGACTTTTTAACTGAAGAAGAATACCTCGACATCCTCGATACACTTCCAAAGGAAAACCAGTACCTCGACGATAGCGACCCCAACAAGTTCATTGCTGCTATGGGAGCTGAGGCTCTTTACATGCTTCTGCAGCGCATTAACCTCGATGAACTTTCGTACGACTTGCGTCACAAGGCAAGTACTGAGTCGTCGCAGCAGCGCAAGAGCGAAGCTCTTAAAAGGCTGCAGGTAGTTGAAGCATTCCGCGAATCGGCTCATATAAACAAGCCTGAGTGGATGATACTAAAGGTGATTCCTGTAATTCCACCTGAACTACGTCCTTTGGTACCCCTCGACGGCGGTCGTTTTGCCACATCGGACTTAAATGACCTTTACCGTAGGGTAATCATCAGGAATAACCGCCTAAAAAGGCTAATTGAGATAAAGGCCCCTGAGGTGATTTTACGTAACGAAAAACGTATGCTTCAGGAAGCCGTAGATTCGCTATTTGACAACTCGCGCAAATCGAACGCAGTTAAAACCGAGGCTAACCGTCCTCTTAAATCGTTAAGCGATAGCCTTAAGGGTAAGCAGGGACGTTTCCGCCAAAACCTCTTGGGTAAACGTGTCGACTATTCTGCACGTTCGGTTATTGTTGTTGGCCCAGAGCTAAAGATGCACGAGTGCGGATTGCCCAAGGATATGGCTGCAGAGCTTTACAAGCCTTTTGTAATCCGTAAGCTTATTGAGAGAGGTATTGTTAAAACCGTAAAATCGGCCAAAAAGATAGTTGACAGGCGCGATCCAGTTGTATGGGATATCCTTGAGAATGTGATGAAAGGCCATCCCGTTCTTCTGAACCGTGCTCCAACCCTTCACAGGCTCGGTATTCAGGCTTTCCAGCCCCGTCTTATTGAGGGTAAGGCCATTCAGCTCCACCCGCTGTCGTGTACTGCGTTTAACGCCGACTTTGACGGTGACCAAATGGCTGTACACTTACCCCTTGGAAACGAGGCTATTCTGGAGGCCCAGATACTCATGTTGGGTTCCCACAACATTTTGAACCCTGCAAACGGTGCTCCTATCACTGTACCTTCGCAGGACATGGTACTGGGACTATACTACATAACAAAACCCCGTAAGGGTGCCAAGGGCGAGGGAACAATTTTCTACTCACCCGAGGAGGTTATCATTGCTTACAATGAGAAAGCCGTTGACCTACATGCTATTATCAAGGTTAGGTTAAATACTTTGGATGAAAACGGTCAACCTAAGCAGCAAATAATTGAAACTACAGTAGGACGCGTAATATTTAACCAGTACGTTCCTGCTGAGATGGGCTTCATTAATGAGTTACTGACCAAGAAATCGCTTCGCGATATTATTGGTAAGGTTCTTAAGAAGACCAGTGTGTCCAAAACCGCTCAATTCCTCGATGATATCAAGGACTTGGGATACTACATGGCATTCAAGGGAGGTCTATCATTCAACATCGACGATGTTATCATCCCCGATGAGAAAGCCGAATTGGTTGAAGAAGGATACGCACAGGTTGACGAGGTTATGTCCAACTACAACATGGGTCTCATAACCAACAACGAGCGTTACAACCAGATTATCGACATCTGGACACATACCAACGCCAAGTTGACCTTGATGCTAATGAAAAAGCTCTCCGAGGACAAGCAAGGATTCAACTCAATTTACATGATGCTCGACTCCGGTGCTCGTGGTTCCAAGGAGCAGATTCGTCAGCTTTGCGGTATGCGTGGTCTTATGGCTAAACCGCAAAAATCAGGTGCCACTACCAATGAAATTATTGAAAACCCAATTCTTTCGAACTTTAAGGAGGGTCTTTCGGTACTTGAGTACTTCATCTCAACCCACGGTGCCCGTAAGGGTCTTGCCGATACCGCTCTTAAAACAGCCGACGCTGGTTACCTTACCCGTCGTTTAGTTGACGTATCGCAGGATGTAATCATTACCGAGAGTGACTGTGGTACACTTCGTGGGCTTGTGGCTACTGCCATCAAGAAGAACGAGGAAGTGGTTGAAACCCTTTACGAAAGAATTCTTGGTAGAACCACGGTACACGATGTATTCCATCCGCTAACCGGCGAGCTTATTATTGCAGCTGGGGAAGAGATTACCGAGGAGATTGCTCAAATTATTGAGGAGTCGCCCATCGAGCAGGTTGAAATTCGTTCAGTGCTTACCTGTGAATCGCGCAAGGGTGTTTGCGCCAAGTGTTATGGCCGCAACCTGGCAACCGGTCGAATGGTTCAGAAAGGCGAGGCAGTTGGTGTTATTGCAGCTCAGAGTATCGGTGAACCTGGTACTCAGCTTACACTGCGAACCTTCCACGTTGGGGGTACTGCCGGTAGCATCATTTCTGACTCAAAGATTGTTGCCCGTTTCGATGGTCGTGCCGAGATTGAAGAGCTAAAAACAGTTCAACGTCAGGATGAAAGTGGTAACAACTACCATATAGTTATTGGGCGTTTGGCCGAGATGCGAATTGTTGATTCCAACACTGGAATCACCCTTTCCACAAACAATGTACCTTACGGTTCAAAGCTATACATCAACAATGGTGATACGGTGAAGAAAGGACAACTCATCTGCGAATGGGATCCATGGAATGCCGTTATCATTTCCGAGGTTTCCGGTAAGGTTGGATTCGACGCTCTCATCAAGGAGGTAACCTACCGCGAGGAAAGCGACGAGCAAACCGGTTACCGTGAGAAAGTGATCATTGAATCGCGCGATAAGAGTAAGAACCCCGCTGTAAAGATTCTTTCCGATAACGAGGAGGTTATTAAGCTTTACAACTTACCCGTTAGCGCTCACCTAACCGTTGAAGATAGTGCAACCATTCAAGCAGGTGATATTCTGGCAAAGATTCCACGCGCTGTAGGTAAAGCAGGCGATATTACCGGTGGTCTGCCTCGAGTAGTTGAGCTTTTTGAGGCTCGTAACCCATCGAACCCTGCAATTGTATCGGAAATCGACGGTGAAGTATCGTTTGGTAAGGTTAAGCGTGGTAATCGTGAAATTAAGGTTACCTCTAAGACCGGTGAGGTTAAGAACTACCTCGTGCCCCTGTCCAAGCAAATACTTGTTCAGGAAAACGATTACGTAAAGGCTGGTACACCCCTCTCGGACGGTGCAATTACCCCTACCGATATTCTTGCAATCAAGGGCCCTACCGAAGTGCAGGAGTACATTGTTAACGAGATTCAGGAAGTTTACCGCATGCAGGGTGTAAAGATCAACGATAAGCACTTTGAGGTTATCGTTCGCCAGATGATGCGTAAGGTTGAAATACTTGATCCGGGCGATACACGCTTCCTTGAAGGACAGCTTGTTGACAAGTGGGAGTTCATTGAGGAGAACGATAATATCTTCGAAAAGAAGGTTGTTGTTGATGCTGGCGATGCAGCCCACCTACGTCCAGGTATGATTATTACAGCCCGTCAGCTTCGCGATGAGAACTCAAAGCTGAAACGTAAGGATATGAAGCTGGTTGAAGCTCGCGATGCAGTTCCTGCAACATCCAATCAGGTGCTTCAGGGTATTACCCGCGCTGCGCTGCAAACCAACAGCTTTATGTCTGCAGCATCGTTCCAGGAAACCACAAAGGTGCTTAACGAAGCAGCCATTTACGGCAAGGTTGACACCCTTGAGGGATTGAAAGAGAACGTTATTTGTGGTCACCTCATTCCAGCAGGTACCGGTCTCAGAGAGTTCGATAAGCTTGTTGTTTACTCTAAGGATGAACATCAGCTTATTGAGAAATCAAAGAGTTCAACAGCTACTGTTAAGTAA
- the rpoB gene encoding DNA-directed RNA polymerase subunit beta: protein MSQNKTNNARINFSKTKSLYEYPDFLDIQLKSFMEFFKLGSTPEERKNEGLFKVFQENFPITDTRNNFVLEFLDYYVDPPRYSIEECLDRGLTYSVPLKAKLKLYCTDPEHEDFDTVVQDVYLGTIPYMTPRGSFVINGAERVVVSQLHRSPGVFFGQSVHPNGTKLYSARIIPFKGSWIEFATDINNVMYAYIDRKKKLPVTTLLRAIGFETDKDILQIFDLAEEVKVSKATLTKVVGQRLAARVLKSWIEDFVDEDTGEVVSIERNEVILDRETVIEKDHIDLIIDSGVKSILVHKESQSISDYAIIYNTLQKDPSNSEKEAVVHIYRQLRNSEPPDEATARDVIDKLFFSDKRYDLGDVGRYRINKKLNLNTSSDIKVLTKEDIIEIIKYLIELVNSKAEVDDIDHLSNRRVRTVGEQMAAQFGVGLARMARTIRERMNVRDNEVFTPIDLINSKTLSSVINSFFGTNQLSQFMDQTNPLAEMTHKRRLSALGPGGLTRERAGFEVRDVHYTHYGRLCPIETPEGPNIGLISSLCVYAKINDLGFIETPYRKVENGKVGLTSNDIVYLSAEEEEAKIIAQANAPLTDDGTFVNNRVKARYEGDFPLSESESVDLMDVAPNQIASIAASLIPFLEHDDANRALMGSNMMRQAVPLLQPETPIVGTGLEGQVVKDSRTQIVAEENGVVEYVDADEIVVRYDKTEEELFVSFDPEIKRYKLPKFKKTNQNTSITLKPIVTKGQRIVKGQVLTEGYATRDGELALGRNLKVAFMPWKGYNFEDAIVISERLLRDDVFTSIHVDEYILEVRDTKRGMEELTADIPNVSEEATKNLDENGMIRIGANVVPGDILIGKITPKGESDPTPEEKLLRAIFGDKAGDVKDASLKASPSLYGVVIDKMLFSRSIKDGKEAKKAKTNEKALLEKLDNEFNKQVAELKNRLVDKLFSLVNGKTSQGVYDNFDQEIFARGVKFTQKILSDIDYMNVNPNKWTTDKAKNDLIKAVIQNYILKWKEYDAEFKRKKFNATIGDELPAGIMQLAKVYIAKKRKITVGDKMAGRHGNKGIVAKIVRDEDMPFLEDGTPVDIVLNPLGVPSRMNLGQIYETVLGWAGQKLGIKFSTPIFDGAALEDITKYTDMAGLPRFGRTYLYDGGTGERFDQPATVGVIYMLKLGHMVDDKMHARSIGPYSLITQQPLGGKAQFGGQRFGEMEVWALEAFGASHILQEILTIKSDDVVGRAKAYESIVKGEPMPEPGIPESLNVLLHELRGLGLSVNLD from the coding sequence ATGTCTCAAAATAAAACTAACAACGCACGTATCAATTTCTCCAAAACAAAGAGCCTCTACGAGTATCCCGATTTTTTGGATATTCAGTTAAAGTCGTTTATGGAGTTCTTCAAGCTGGGTTCAACCCCCGAAGAGCGTAAGAACGAAGGCCTGTTCAAAGTGTTTCAGGAGAATTTTCCAATTACCGATACCAGGAACAATTTTGTACTCGAATTTCTCGATTACTACGTTGATCCTCCCCGCTATTCCATTGAGGAATGTCTGGATAGAGGGTTAACCTATAGCGTACCACTAAAGGCAAAGTTAAAGCTATACTGTACCGATCCCGAACATGAGGATTTTGATACGGTAGTTCAGGATGTATACCTGGGAACAATTCCCTACATGACACCCCGCGGTAGTTTTGTAATTAATGGAGCTGAACGAGTAGTTGTTTCGCAGCTTCATCGCTCGCCCGGTGTGTTCTTTGGCCAAAGCGTACATCCTAACGGTACCAAGCTCTACTCCGCACGTATTATACCCTTCAAGGGATCGTGGATTGAGTTTGCCACCGACATCAATAACGTGATGTATGCATACATCGATCGTAAAAAGAAATTGCCCGTAACTACACTTTTGCGCGCCATTGGATTTGAGACCGATAAGGATATCCTCCAGATATTCGACCTAGCCGAAGAGGTAAAGGTTTCAAAAGCCACTCTCACCAAGGTAGTGGGTCAACGTTTGGCCGCTCGCGTTCTCAAGAGTTGGATTGAGGACTTTGTTGATGAAGATACCGGCGAGGTGGTTTCAATTGAGCGTAACGAGGTTATCCTTGACCGCGAAACCGTTATTGAAAAGGACCACATCGATTTGATTATCGACTCCGGCGTTAAGTCAATTCTTGTTCATAAAGAATCACAGAGCATTTCCGATTATGCCATAATCTATAACACGCTGCAAAAAGACCCCAGTAACTCTGAGAAGGAGGCTGTGGTACACATTTACAGGCAGCTCCGTAACTCCGAACCACCCGATGAGGCTACCGCCCGCGACGTTATCGATAAGCTATTCTTCTCCGATAAACGTTACGACTTGGGTGATGTAGGACGTTACCGTATCAACAAAAAGCTTAACCTGAACACCTCGTCCGACATTAAGGTGTTAACCAAGGAAGATATCATTGAGATTATTAAGTATCTCATTGAGCTGGTTAACTCAAAGGCTGAGGTTGATGATATTGACCACCTAAGTAACCGTAGGGTGCGAACCGTGGGTGAACAGATGGCTGCTCAGTTTGGCGTTGGTTTAGCCCGTATGGCCAGAACCATCCGTGAGCGTATGAACGTTCGCGATAACGAGGTGTTTACTCCTATCGATCTGATTAACTCCAAAACACTCTCGTCGGTTATCAACTCGTTCTTCGGAACAAACCAGCTTTCGCAGTTCATGGATCAGACCAACCCGCTGGCCGAAATGACCCACAAGCGTCGTTTATCGGCTTTGGGACCTGGTGGTCTTACTCGCGAACGCGCCGGTTTCGAGGTTCGCGACGTTCACTATACGCATTACGGACGCCTTTGCCCCATTGAAACCCCTGAAGGACCTAACATTGGTCTTATCTCATCGCTTTGCGTTTATGCAAAGATCAACGACCTTGGGTTTATTGAAACCCCTTACCGCAAGGTTGAGAATGGCAAAGTTGGCCTGACCAGTAACGATATTGTTTACCTGAGCGCCGAGGAAGAGGAAGCAAAAATTATTGCACAGGCAAACGCTCCCCTTACCGATGACGGTACTTTTGTAAACAACAGGGTGAAAGCTCGCTACGAGGGCGATTTCCCGTTATCCGAAAGTGAATCGGTTGACCTAATGGACGTTGCTCCAAACCAGATTGCGTCAATAGCTGCATCGCTAATTCCGTTCCTTGAGCACGACGACGCTAACCGTGCGCTCATGGGATCGAACATGATGCGACAAGCTGTACCCCTTCTCCAGCCCGAAACCCCAATTGTTGGTACAGGCTTAGAGGGTCAGGTTGTTAAGGATAGCCGAACTCAGATTGTAGCTGAGGAGAATGGTGTTGTTGAGTATGTTGATGCCGACGAAATAGTTGTTCGTTACGATAAAACCGAAGAGGAACTTTTTGTAAGCTTCGATCCCGAAATTAAACGCTACAAGCTACCTAAGTTCAAAAAAACCAACCAGAACACCTCCATTACGCTTAAGCCCATTGTTACAAAGGGACAACGTATTGTAAAAGGACAAGTTCTGACCGAAGGGTATGCAACCAGAGATGGAGAGTTGGCCTTGGGTAGAAACCTTAAGGTTGCATTCATGCCTTGGAAAGGCTACAACTTTGAGGATGCTATTGTAATCAGCGAGCGTTTACTCCGCGACGATGTGTTTACATCAATTCATGTTGATGAGTACATCCTTGAGGTTCGCGATACCAAGCGAGGAATGGAAGAACTTACCGCCGATATTCCTAACGTTTCCGAAGAGGCTACAAAGAACCTCGACGAAAACGGTATGATTAGAATTGGCGCTAATGTTGTTCCGGGCGATATCCTTATTGGTAAAATTACTCCTAAAGGCGAATCGGACCCAACCCCTGAAGAGAAACTCTTAAGGGCTATCTTCGGCGATAAGGCTGGTGATGTTAAGGATGCCTCACTAAAGGCTTCACCTTCGCTTTACGGGGTGGTTATTGATAAGATGTTGTTCTCACGTTCCATTAAGGATGGTAAGGAGGCTAAAAAGGCCAAGACTAATGAGAAGGCTCTGCTTGAGAAACTCGACAATGAGTTTAATAAACAGGTTGCTGAACTTAAGAACCGTTTAGTCGATAAGCTTTTCTCACTAGTTAACGGTAAGACCAGCCAGGGTGTTTACGATAATTTCGATCAGGAAATTTTTGCTCGTGGTGTTAAGTTCACCCAGAAAATCCTTTCGGATATTGATTACATGAACGTAAACCCCAACAAATGGACTACCGATAAGGCTAAGAACGACCTAATTAAAGCAGTAATACAGAATTACATCCTTAAGTGGAAGGAGTACGATGCTGAATTCAAGCGTAAGAAGTTCAACGCAACAATTGGCGATGAACTTCCTGCTGGAATAATGCAGCTGGCCAAGGTTTACATCGCCAAGAAACGTAAAATCACCGTAGGTGATAAAATGGCTGGTCGACACGGTAACAAGGGTATTGTAGCAAAAATTGTTCGCGATGAGGATATGCCATTCCTAGAGGATGGTACTCCTGTGGACATAGTGCTTAACCCCCTTGGTGTGCCATCACGTATGAACCTCGGTCAGATTTATGAAACCGTACTTGGATGGGCAGGTCAAAAGCTGGGCATTAAGTTTAGTACCCCCATTTTTGATGGTGCAGCCCTTGAAGATATTACCAAGTACACCGATATGGCTGGGCTACCCCGTTTTGGTAGAACATACCTTTACGATGGCGGAACAGGTGAAAGGTTCGACCAACCTGCTACTGTAGGGGTTATTTACATGCTTAAGCTCGGTCACATGGTTGACGATAAGATGCATGCCCGTTCCATTGGACCTTACTCACTTATTACTCAGCAACCCCTTGGTGGTAAGGCTCAGTTTGGTGGTCAGCGTTTCGGTGAAATGGAGGTGTGGGCACTGGAAGCATTTGGCGCTTCGCACATCCTTCAGGAAATACTTACCATTAAGTCCGACGATGTAGTAGGAAGAGCTAAAGCATACGAGTCGATAGTTAAGGGAGAACCAATGCCTGAACCGGGCATTCCTGAATCGCTTAACGTATTGCTTCATGAGCTCCGTGGTTTAGGCTTGAGTGTAAATCTGGATTAA
- a CDS encoding DUF3467 domain-containing protein, whose product MNDKVNPINIELSDEVAQGIYSNLAIITHSSSEFIIDFVRIMPGMPKAQVKTRVILTPDHAKRLLLALQDNMAKFEANMGTIKLPEGSEGMPPFPMNFGGKGGEA is encoded by the coding sequence ATGAACGATAAAGTAAATCCAATCAATATTGAACTTAGCGACGAGGTAGCTCAGGGTATCTACAGCAATCTTGCCATTATTACCCATTCATCGTCGGAGTTTATCATTGATTTTGTGCGTATAATGCCCGGAATGCCCAAGGCACAGGTAAAAACCCGTGTTATTCTAACGCCCGACCATGCTAAAAGGCTCTTGTTAGCTTTACAGGATAACATGGCTAAGTTTGAGGCTAATATGGGTACAATAAAGTTACCCGAAGGAAGCGAGGGAATGCCTCCATTCCCTATGAATTTTGGTGGTAAAGGTGGTGAAGCTTAA